GAGGTCCATCGTCTGCAAAACCCATTATGCCATTATTCTAAAGTGGAATGACCTTTTGGTGGCACGTCCTTTGCTATAAAGGTCCCACTGCCACGGCAGAAaagcattttttattttatttattattatacaaAATATCCAAATGTATAATTATTTATTGGCAAAACTTGTTCACTTTCTACCCTTCTCTCCACGTAGGAAAAAGatagaaaattataataattttacttttcatttttgtcaaaaaagaaaaaaaaaaaggacaccATCCCAAAGTCTTTCCCATTTTTGTTCCCAACATGGCGATTATAAAATGTTGATGCTTTCATACATAATATGGATTTGTTACTGCTTAGAAGAACCAAAAGAGACTAAACCAAGCAAAAGGATAAGCTCCAGAGAATTGGAAACAAAAACCCAAGATCTGTTGAAGAGTATTAACCCAAATATGAAGTCTACACAAATTAATAAgcctttttttttgttaatttggcTATGTATGTAAACTTATTCTTCACATTGGTAAAATTTAGTCGAGATTGGTGTaaaatatacatattatattatCCCATATATAATGTAGTCATTGAAGAAACCaagcccaaagctctccatcaTCTCCTAAATCCTTGTTACTCTCCGGTAACCAAGTTGAGGTTTCTTCTGATGAAGAAGAATACACCCCAAAATGATCACTATAGTTATCAGCAGTAGTAGTGCTAGTAGTGGCCGCAGGAAAGTCCCATGAAGAATCTTCAACGAGAAAGTTCTCTGACAATAAATAACTCATTAAAGGGTCATGATCGTACATGTTAAAATCAGACGGCTGGGATTCATCCGTGGAGGAATTTTCAGTTTTGATGCTTATGTTAATCTTGGAGTGGTCTATTGATGACGGGCTCATCATGCCATTGCCGCTAATAGTAGTGGTTGTTATAcccttttcttgatcttcttctGCTTTCAGATCTTGTTGCTCATGATGATCATTATTAGTAGCTGTGCAAGGCTTTGTTATTTCTTCATTTGGGGCAGTAGTGCTTTGAATAATATTGTCGTTGTTAAGAGGTTCATGCGTAACTGGAT
This genomic interval from Humulus lupulus chromosome 8, drHumLupu1.1, whole genome shotgun sequence contains the following:
- the LOC133797995 gene encoding MYB-like transcription factor ODO1, giving the protein MGRQPCCDKLGVKKGPWTAEEDKKLVNFILTHGQCCWRAVPKLAGLRRCGKSCRLRWTNYLRPDLKRGLLNEAEEQLVIDLHARLGNRWSKIAAKLPGRTDNEIKNHWNTHIKKKLVKMGVDPVTHEPLNNDNIIQSTTAPNEEITKPCTATNNDHHEQQDLKAEEDQEKGITTTTISGNGMMSPSSIDHSKINISIKTENSSTDESQPSDFNMYDHDPLMSYLLSENFLVEDSSWDFPAATTSTTTADNYSDHFGVYSSSSEETSTWLPESNKDLGDDGELWAWFLQ